GAATAGATAATAGTATATAAAGATGGGACTGTTCTAATTTTGAAGAGAAAAAAAATACGGAGTAGGAAGCGAAAACAGAAATTTGGTAAAAAACTTCTTATTTCATCAATCTGTATCAGTGTGTGCTATTACATTGCTGAAGAAACGACTTTACTTTTCCCAAATGATACAGCGGTAGTAGAAGGTGTCGTTGAAGGTCCAGATCCTCAAGCAAATGCCGTTGATCAGCAAAATAATGATTTTATTGAAACGGTAATAGAGAGTGACTCGGCCTTAATTGATTTGTCAGCGGTAAACAGTAGCGGTGTTGTCTTAACTCGGCTAAATGATGAAACAGTCATTGCGGCTAAGAATCCTGACCAAGTTCTCTATCCAGCTTCTTTAACAAAAATAATGACGGTTATTACGGCGATTGATTTGATTGATGACTTAAACGAGGATGTGGTAATGGAAGAGGTCTTCTTTGATGGTTTGTTTGAACAAGAGGCTGCTATTACCGGTTTTCTTGTGGATGAGGTCGTCACTTACAATGACCTTTTATACGGTGCCGTCCTTCCTTCTGGCGCTGACGCTTGCTTAGCTTTAGCCTACAAACTGGCCGGTTCTGAAGAAAAATTTGTTGCCTTAATGAATCAAAAAGCTGGTGAACTCGGTTTAAGCCACACTAGATTTAGTAATGTTACTGGCTTGCATGATAAAAATAATTATTCATCTGCTAAAGATTTGAGTGTCTTGCTGGAATATGCACTTGAAAATGACGATTTTTATAGAGTCTTTACGACTATTGACTATCAAGTTGAGCCAACGAATATGAATCCATACGGGATTTATTTAGTGAATTCTGTTTTCCGTCATGGTGAGCAATATCCTAAAATGCTGGATTATATTATTGGAGCCAAAACGGGATTCACAGAAGAAGCTGGTGTTTGTTTAGCGTCTCTAGCTATTATTAATGATGAACCTTACATTTTAATTACCCTTGGTGCTGGTGCCCAAAAAGCTGGTCCAGATTATGTCGATATTGTTGATCCGCTACATGTTATGGATGCCATCGCCATTTATTCGCAGTTAGAAAAATAATGAATCATGAAGCTAATGCTTAATTGCTCGAGCTTCACTCTGTTTCTACTTATGTAGTGGTTATAGAAAGAAGTTCGGAGGTTTTTTGGTGGCTGAACTTATAATCCCCTAGTCTACAAAAAACCAGCTGGAAAGATTCCCAGCTGGTTTATTAATTATGCTTTTACAGTTGCACTTGAGACAGCATCTACTGTTGCGGTTGGTGCTGCTGGTGTGTTGTCATGAGCGGATGCTCCTGACACAGCGTCAACTTCTCCGTGGCTATCTTTTTCAGATGCGCCTGATACAGCATCCACATCGCCGACTAGTTTTTGGCCGGTTTGTTTCAAGTACCAATCAATAATTGGTTTGAAATCAAGGATGTATTCATTAATGCCTTTATAATTTCCTTCTTTGTCATACATAGCTTGGTAGTTGTGAACAACGTATTTGTCGGGTCCATGAGTTGGCACATTAACGCGAACGGCATCCGTTGCGCCGGAGCGTAACTGTTGAATAACCCAAGCCACACTGTTGTGCTTTCCTTCTGGATGACATTTCGCCAACGGGTTTCCTGCTTGTCCAGGAGTCCGAGACGCCAACATGTCTTCTGC
This genomic interval from Jeotgalibaca arthritidis contains the following:
- a CDS encoding D-alanyl-D-alanine carboxypeptidase family protein; the protein is MKRKKIRSRKRKQKFGKKLLISSICISVCYYIAEETTLLFPNDTAVVEGVVEGPDPQANAVDQQNNDFIETVIESDSALIDLSAVNSSGVVLTRLNDETVIAAKNPDQVLYPASLTKIMTVITAIDLIDDLNEDVVMEEVFFDGLFEQEAAITGFLVDEVVTYNDLLYGAVLPSGADACLALAYKLAGSEEKFVALMNQKAGELGLSHTRFSNVTGLHDKNNYSSAKDLSVLLEYALENDDFYRVFTTIDYQVEPTNMNPYGIYLVNSVFRHGEQYPKMLDYIIGAKTGFTEEAGVCLASLAIINDEPYILITLGAGAQKAGPDYVDIVDPLHVMDAIAIYSQLEK